DNA from Acidobacteriota bacterium:
TCCGGGCGATCTTGCGGGCGTTCTCTTCAAAGTCCTTCTTCTCGGTCCGGAGCTCCTTGATCTGCTGCTTTAACTTGTCGTTCTCGGTCGTCAGCTTGTGGATGTGATCGACGACCAGCCCGATCTTGCCCTCAAGTATTTTAATTCGCTCGAGTTCGGAAGTCAATTTACCCCTCCCTGAGTTGGATATCCAGAGCGGCCTTGAGGCGGCCGATGATCTCCTGTTCGGCTTTGTCGACTTCCCCGGCCACCAGCGTCCGCTCGGGATGGCGGAAGCGCAACCGGACGGTCAGGCTGACCCGGCCCTCGGGCACGGGCGGCCCCGAGAACCGGTCGACGAGCTCGGCGCCCTCGAGCAGGGGCTGGTCGAGCTTGTCGAGGATCCGGGCGATCTCGCCGTACGCGACCCCCCGGTCGACCAGGATGGACAGGTCGCGGACGGCGCCCGGGAACTTGGGCACGGGGACGAACCCGAACGGCCGCGGCGTCTTCGCGAACAGGGCCGCGAGGTCGATCTCGGCGGCGAAAACGGGCCGCTCGACCGACGCGCCGGCCGTGAACGCGGCCCGCAGCAGGCCGATGTGACCGACTTCCTGGCCCTTATAAAGGACGGCCAGGGCCCGGCCGGGCTCGAACGACGGGTGGTCGCGCTCCTCGAAAACGGCCGGGTCGAAGCGCAGGGCCTCGAGGACCGCCTCGACGGCGCCCTTGACGACGAAGAAGTCGGTCTCCCTGGCGGCCTCCGACAGGCCCGCCCCGGGCAGGAGCCCGGTCGAGAGCAGACCGAGGTGGAGGTTCTCGCAGTGCGACTCCTCGTCGCCCCAATAATAGACGTTCCCCGTCTCGAAGACATGGACGCCCTCGAGGCCGCGGTTGAGGTTCCAGGCGCCGTTCTCGAGGAGGCCGGGGAGCAGGGTCGTGCGCATGACCGAGGCACGGTTGGAGATCGGGTTCCGGATGGCCACGGCCGTCCGGCCGCCGGCCGCGGCGGCTTCCCGCTCCGGGTCGGCGAAGCTCCAGTTGATGACCTCGTCGAAGCCCTGGCCGAGCAGGGTCCGGCGGACGCGGGCCTGCCGCTCCCGGGACCGGTTGGCGGCCAGGGGGAACGAATCGACGGGCGTGGGCTGCGAGGGGATGCGGTCGTAGCCGTAGAAGCGGGCCACCTCTTCGACCAGGTCGGCCTCGCGCGAGACGTCGACGCGGAAGGTCGGCACCTCGACGCGCCAGGCATGGTGGGCGGAGGCCTCCAGGCTGAAGCCCAGCCGGCCCAGGACGTCGACGACGAAGTCCTCGGGCACGACGACGCCGAGGAGCTCGGCGATCCGGCGCAGGCGCAGCCGGACCGTTTGGGGCTTCGGCGGCCGGGGATAGCGGTCGATGAGTCCGCGGGTGGCCCGGCCGCCCATCTGCGTCAGGAGCGACGCGGCCATGCGGGCGGCCTGCGGCGCGAAGCCGATGTCCGTCCCGCGCTCGAAGCGGTAGGAGGCGTCGGTCGAAAGCCCCAGCTTCTTGGCCGTCTTGCGGATGCTGACCGGGTCGAAGCAGGCGCTCTCGATGAAGACGTCGCGGGTCGACGCGGTGATGCCGGAGGCCTGGCCGCCGATGACGCCGGCCAGGGCCACGGGGCGGCTCTCGTCGGCGATGACCAGCATCTCCGGCTCGAGCTCCAGCGTCCGGCCATCGAGGTCGACCAGCGTCTCGCCGCGCTTGGCCCGGCGGACGATGATGCGGCCGCCGCCGATCCGGCCGAAGTCGAAGGTGTGCAGGGGCTGGCCGGTGGCGAAGAGGACGTAGTTCGAGACGTCGACGATGTTGTTGATCGGCCGCAGGTCCATGGCCTCGAGGCGGCGCTGCAGCCACTCGGGCGACGGCCCGACCGGGACGCCGCGGACGACCAGGCCGCAGTACCGGGGGCAGAGCGCCTCGGCCTCGATCTGGACGTCGGCGGCCCGGGCCGTGTCCTCCTCGAGCTCGGCGACCGGCCAGTCCTTCCCGACGAGGGGCAGGCCGAGCAGGGCCCCGAGCTCGCGGGCCACGCCGAGGTGGCCGAGCGTGTCCGGCCGGTTGGCGTAGGTTTCGAGGTCGAGGACGAGGTCGCCGCCCTTCTCCTCGACGGTCTCGGGGACCCAGCCGATCATGGTCAGCTTGTCGACGAGCTCCTGCCTGGGCAGGTCGACGGCGACGTACTCGCGGATCCAGTCCTGGCTGATCTTCATTTGGTCCCGAATTGCCTGAGGAACCTCAGGTCGTTCTCGTAGAAATAGCGCATCTCGGGGATGCCGAAGGCGAACATGGCCGTGCGGTCGACGCCCAGGCCGAAGGCCCAGCCGGAATACTTCTCCGGGTCGATGTTGACGTTCTTGAGGACCTGCGGGTCGACCATGCCCGAGCCGAGGATCTCCTTCCAGCCCGTGCCGCCGCAGACGCGGCAGTTCGGGTCGCGGCCCGAGCAGACGAGGCACTCGATGTCGACCTCGGCCGAGGGCTCGGTGAAGGGGAAGTAGCTGGGCCGGAAGCGGACCTTGACCTTCTCGCCGAAGAGGGCCCGGAGGAAGTGCTCCAGCGTGCCCTTGAGGTTGGCGAAGGTGACGCCCTGGTCGACGACCAGCCCCTCGACCTGCAGGAACATCGGCAGGTGGGTCGGGTCCGGCGTCTCGCGGCGGAAGACCCGGCCGGGGCAGATGATGCGGATCGGGGGCTTGGACCGCTCCATGACCCGGACCTGGACGGGCGAGGTGTGGGTCCGCAGGAGCAGGTCGCCCTTGATGAAGAGCGTGTCCCACTTGTCGCGGGCCGGGTGGTAGGGCGGGAAGTTCAGGGCCTCGAAGTTGTAATAATCCGTCTCGATCTCGGGCCCTTCCTCGATGGAGAAGCCCATGCCGAGGAAGATGCGCTCGATCTCCTCCTGGAAGAGGGTCAGCGGGTGGGGCCGGCCGACGTACCGCTTCCGGCCGGGCAGCGTCAGGTCGATCGCCCGGGCCGGGCGGACGGCCGTCCGGGCCTGGCCCTCGAGCGCCTCGAGGCCTTCGACGACGGCCTGCTTGAGCTCGTTGACGAGCCGGCCGGCCTCGCGCTTCTCCTCCGCCGGGGCGGACTTCAAGGCCTCGAAGAGGAGCGTGATGTGTCCCCTCTTGCGGCCCAGGAAGGCCGTGCGAAGCTCCTCGAGGGACTTGGCATCGCCAGCCTGCGGGGCGGCCGCCTCGAACGCCTTCCGGACCTCCTCGATCCGGTCCTTCAGCGTGGCCATCGGCGGAGGCTACGCCGCCGGGGCCTTCGTCATCCGGACCAGGTGGGCGAACGTTTCGGGGGCGTTGACGGCCAGGTCCGCCAGGATCTTGCGGTCGAGGCCGATGCCGAGGTCCTTCAGGCCCTTGATGAAGCGGCTGTAGGATGTGCCGTTGGCCACGGCCCCGGCCTTGATGCGGACGATCCAGAGGCTGCGGAAGTCGCGCTTCTTGGCCCGCCGGTCGCGGTAGGCGTAGAGCAGGGACTTCTCCACCGCCTCTTTGGCGGTGCGGTAATTGCGGCTCTTGGCGCCGAAGTAGCCCTTGGCCAGGCCGAGGACCTTCCTGCGGCGGTCGCGCCGTTTGGTGCTGCGTTTCACGCGTGCCATTGGTGTCTCCTAAATCGCGAGCCCGATCACAGATCGTACGGGAGCATGGTCTTGAGGATCCCGCGGTCGGCCTTGCTCGCTTCGGCCGACTTGCCCAGCTGGCGTTTGCGCTTGGACGCCTTCTTGGTCAGGATGTGCTTCTTATTCGCCTGGGCGTGCCGGAACTTTTTCTTCTCCGTGACCTTGAACCGCTTTTGGGCTCCCTTGTGGGTTTTTAACTTTGGCATCTTTTCCTCCTACCTTGGTGGGGACCAGCAGGGCTGACACGGCCCAATCCATCCTTCGCGCGGAGCCGTCCTGCGTGGCCAGGTCCTTGACGTCGCCGAGGACCCGGTCCAGGACCTGCAGTCCGAGCTCCGGTTTCTGCTTCTCGCGGCCGCGCAGCATGACCGTGATCTTGACCTTGTTGCCTTCCCCGAGAAAGCGCTTGACGTGCTTCATCTTGAAGTCGTAGTCGTGAATGCTGATCTTGGGCCGGAACTTGATCTCTTTTATCTGGATCTGCTTCTGGTGCCTCTTGGCCTCGTGGTCCTTCTTGTGCTCTTCGTACAGGAACTTGCCGTAGTCGGTGATCTTGCAGACCGGGGGATCGGCCCCCGGCGCGATCTCGACGAGGTCGAGGCCGCGGTCCCGGGCCATCTGGACGGCCTGGCCCGTGGGCATGACCCCGAGGGCCTGACGGTTCTCGTCGATGACCCGGACCTCGCGGGCGGGGATCATCTCGTTCGTCCGGTGGGGCTTGGCCTTGGCGACCGCGGGATAGAATCCGTGTCTCTTGAAAATGGGTGGTCCTCCTCTAGAAATTCACGACGAGACTTTTTTGGCGGTTGAGTTCGAGGGCCCGCTCGAGGAAGCGGGCCGCGTCGATCTCGCCCTTGTCCCCCTGGCCGTGGACGCGCAGGGCGGCCGAGCCGCGCTCGACCTCCTTGTCGCCGACGACCAGGATGAGCGGGACCTTCTGCGTTTCCGCTTCGCGGATCTTCTTGCCGACTTTCTCCCGGCTGAGGTCGACCGTCGAGCGCAGGCCGGCGGCCCGGAGCCGCTCGTCGAAGGCCCTGGCGTAGGCCTCGTGGCGCTCGGCGATCGGCAGGATGACGGCCTGGACGGGGGCCAGCCACAGGGGAAAGCTTCCGTTGTAGTGCTCGACGAGGACGCCGAAGAAGCGCTCGAGCGAGCCGAGCAGGGCCCGGTGGACCATGTAGGGCCGGTGCTCCTGGCCGTCCTCGCCGACGTAGGTCATGCCGAAGCGCTCGGACATGTTGAAGTCGAACTGGATGGTCGTGCACTGCCAGAAGCGGCCGATGGCGTCCTTGATCTTGATGTCGATCTTCGGCCCGTAGAAGACGGCCTCGCCCTCCATCCGCTCGTAGGGATAGCCGCGGGTCTCGAGGGCCTTGACCAGCGAAGCCTCGGCCTGGCGCCACATGGCGTCCGAGCCGGCGTACTTGCCCAGGTTCCTGGGGTCGCGGACCGACAGCTCGATCTTGTTGTCGGTGAAGCCGAAGTCGGCCAGGATGGAGACGGAGAAGTCGAGGACCCGCAGGATCTCGTCCTCGATCTGCCCGGGGGTGCAGAAGATGTGGGCATCGTCCTGGGTGAAGCCGCGGACGCGCAGCAGGCCGTGCAGGGTGCCGCTGCGCTCGTAGCGGTAGACGGTGCCGAGCTCGGCCCAGCGCAGGGGCAGGTCCCGGTACGAGCGCATCCGGGACTTGTAGATCTGGATGTGGAACGGGCAGTTCATCGGCTTGATGTAGTACGGCTGCTCGTCGATCTCCATCGGCGCGTACATGCTGTCCTTGTAGAAGCCGAGGTGCCCCGAGGTTTCCCAGAGGGTCGCCCGTCCGATATGCGGGGTATAGAGGATATCGTATCCGCCGGCCCAGTGGCGCTCGCGCCAGTGCTGCTCGATGATGGACCGGATCCGGGCCCCCTTGGGGTGCCAGAGGATGAGCCCGGCCCCGAGGACCTCGTTGGTGCTGAAGAGATCGAGCTCCGCCCCCAGGCGGCGATGGTCGCGCTTCCTGGCCTCCTCGAGCATTCGGAGATGGTCGGCCAGCTCCTGGGCGGTCGGGAAGACCGTGCCGTAGATGCGCTGCATCTGCGGGCCCTTCTCGTCGCCCTTCCAATAAGCGCCGGAGACCGAGAGCAGCTTGACGTGGGCCAGGACGCCGGTCGAGGGGACATGGGGGCCGAGGCAGAAATCAGCGAACGGCCCCTGGCGGTAAACGGTCACCGTGGCGTCGCCCTTCTCGCGGATGAGCTCGACCTTGAGCGGCTGGCCCTTCTCCTCGAACACCCTGACGGCCTCGTCCTTGGCCAGGACGAGCCGCTCGACCGGGATGTTCTCCCGGGCGATCTCCTTCATGCGGGCCTCGATCTTGTCCAGGTCCTCGGGCGTGAAGGGGGTGTCGCGCAGGAAGTCGTAGTAGAAGCCGGTCTCGATGGCCGGGCCGATGCCGGTCTTGGTCTCCGGGTAGAGCTCCAGGACGGCCTGGGCCAACAGGTGCGCCGCGCTGTGGCGCAAGACCTCGATCGGAATATGTGTCTTCTCGCTCATCCTCGTGTGCAGTCCCTCGAGAGGGCGGGTGATCGTGGTAGGCGCGGAGGGGATTGAACCCACGGCCTCTTCCGTGTCAGGGAAGCGCTCTCCCACTGAGCTACGCGCCTAACATCCGTACTCTAAAGCCGTTCTATCTTAAGCAAATCGGCCCGAACTGTCAATATCGCCGATTCTGCTATAATCGAACCGCGACCATGATCGGCATCCTTTCCGACACTCACGACAACCTGACCCGGGTCCGGGAGGCCGTCCGCCTGTTCAACGACGCCGGCTGCGACCTGGTCATCCACGCCGGGGACTTCGTCGCCCCATTCGCCGCCGAGGAGCTC
Protein-coding regions in this window:
- the zapB gene encoding cell division protein ZapB — protein: MTSELERIKILEGKIGLVVDHIHKLTTENDKLKQQIKELRTEKKDFEENARKIARMDEEMKKYEGEREVLKGKIEAIIGQIDQLGL
- the rpmI gene encoding 50S ribosomal protein L35 is translated as MPKLKTHKGAQKRFKVTEKKKFRHAQANKKHILTKKASKRKRQLGKSAEASKADRGILKTMLPYDL
- the rplT gene encoding 50S ribosomal protein L20, yielding MARVKRSTKRRDRRRKVLGLAKGYFGAKSRNYRTAKEAVEKSLLYAYRDRRAKKRDFRSLWIVRIKAGAVANGTSYSRFIKGLKDLGIGLDRKILADLAVNAPETFAHLVRMTKAPAA
- the infC gene encoding translation initiation factor IF-3; its protein translation is MFKRHGFYPAVAKAKPHRTNEMIPAREVRVIDENRQALGVMPTGQAVQMARDRGLDLVEIAPGADPPVCKITDYGKFLYEEHKKDHEAKRHQKQIQIKEIKFRPKISIHDYDFKMKHVKRFLGEGNKVKITVMLRGREKQKPELGLQVLDRVLGDVKDLATQDGSARRMDWAVSALLVPTKVGGKDAKVKNPQGSPKAVQGHGEEKVPARPGE
- the thrS gene encoding threonine--tRNA ligase, whose product is MSEKTHIPIEVLRHSAAHLLAQAVLELYPETKTGIGPAIETGFYYDFLRDTPFTPEDLDKIEARMKEIARENIPVERLVLAKDEAVRVFEEKGQPLKVELIREKGDATVTVYRQGPFADFCLGPHVPSTGVLAHVKLLSVSGAYWKGDEKGPQMQRIYGTVFPTAQELADHLRMLEEARKRDHRRLGAELDLFSTNEVLGAGLILWHPKGARIRSIIEQHWRERHWAGGYDILYTPHIGRATLWETSGHLGFYKDSMYAPMEIDEQPYYIKPMNCPFHIQIYKSRMRSYRDLPLRWAELGTVYRYERSGTLHGLLRVRGFTQDDAHIFCTPGQIEDEILRVLDFSVSILADFGFTDNKIELSVRDPRNLGKYAGSDAMWRQAEASLVKALETRGYPYERMEGEAVFYGPKIDIKIKDAIGRFWQCTTIQFDFNMSERFGMTYVGEDGQEHRPYMVHRALLGSLERFFGVLVEHYNGSFPLWLAPVQAVILPIAERHEAYARAFDERLRAAGLRSTVDLSREKVGKKIREAETQKVPLILVVGDKEVERGSAALRVHGQGDKGEIDAARFLERALELNRQKSLVVNF
- the pheT gene encoding phenylalanine--tRNA ligase subunit beta, coding for MKISQDWIREYVAVDLPRQELVDKLTMIGWVPETVEEKGGDLVLDLETYANRPDTLGHLGVARELGALLGLPLVGKDWPVAELEEDTARAADVQIEAEALCPRYCGLVVRGVPVGPSPEWLQRRLEAMDLRPINNIVDVSNYVLFATGQPLHTFDFGRIGGGRIIVRRAKRGETLVDLDGRTLELEPEMLVIADESRPVALAGVIGGQASGITASTRDVFIESACFDPVSIRKTAKKLGLSTDASYRFERGTDIGFAPQAARMAASLLTQMGGRATRGLIDRYPRPPKPQTVRLRLRRIAELLGVVVPEDFVVDVLGRLGFSLEASAHHAWRVEVPTFRVDVSREADLVEEVARFYGYDRIPSQPTPVDSFPLAANRSRERQARVRRTLLGQGFDEVINWSFADPEREAAAAGGRTAVAIRNPISNRASVMRTTLLPGLLENGAWNLNRGLEGVHVFETGNVYYWGDEESHCENLHLGLLSTGLLPGAGLSEAARETDFFVVKGAVEAVLEALRFDPAVFEERDHPSFEPGRALAVLYKGQEVGHIGLLRAAFTAGASVERPVFAAEIDLAALFAKTPRPFGFVPVPKFPGAVRDLSILVDRGVAYGEIARILDKLDQPLLEGAELVDRFSGPPVPEGRVSLTVRLRFRHPERTLVAGEVDKAEQEIIGRLKAALDIQLREG
- the pheS gene encoding phenylalanine--tRNA ligase subunit alpha: MKDRIEEVRKAFEAAAPQAGDAKSLEELRTAFLGRKRGHITLLFEALKSAPAEEKREAGRLVNELKQAVVEGLEALEGQARTAVRPARAIDLTLPGRKRYVGRPHPLTLFQEEIERIFLGMGFSIEEGPEIETDYYNFEALNFPPYHPARDKWDTLFIKGDLLLRTHTSPVQVRVMERSKPPIRIICPGRVFRRETPDPTHLPMFLQVEGLVVDQGVTFANLKGTLEHFLRALFGEKVKVRFRPSYFPFTEPSAEVDIECLVCSGRDPNCRVCGGTGWKEILGSGMVDPQVLKNVNIDPEKYSGWAFGLGVDRTAMFAFGIPEMRYFYENDLRFLRQFGTK